In Sandaracinaceae bacterium, the genomic window GGGACCCAGGCCAAGGCCGTGTCAGCGTCCACCGTCAACGCGGTGTGGTCGCAGCCGAGGTGTTCGGCCACCGCAGCCGCCGCCCCGGACTCATCGTAGTCCGCCCGCGTGTTGCCGATGCTGAAGGTCCTGACGGGGCGCGTGGATGCCTCCTGCATGAGGGCGACGACCATCGAGGAGTCGATTCCCCCCGAGAGCAAGGCCCCCAGAGGGACGTCGGAGATCATCCTCAGCCTCACGGCGTCTCGCAGGAGCGCCTCCAGCTCGCCATCCGCCGGCGGCGGCCCGGAACCCAGAAGCCGCCGGGGCTCCCAGTAGACGGTCTCTCGCGGCTCGGTGTTTCGAGAGTCGAATTCGACGTAGGTGCCCGGGCGGACCTTCCACGCGTCGTGCTCGACGGTCAGCGGCGCCGGCACGTAGTTGAAGCGGAGATACGCTTCGACGGCCTCCGGGTCCAGGTCGAGCACGTGCCGCGGGTGTCGATGGACCGCGGCGAGCGTCGATGCGAACACGAGGTCGCCAGCCACGCGCGCGAACACGAGCGGCTTGATGCCGAGCCTATCGCGAACCAGCGTGAGCCTCTCCTCGCGTCGATCCCAGAGCGCCAGCGCGAACATGCCGACGAAGCGGCGCAAGGCATCGTCGAGGCCCCACTCCTCGATGGCGGCCAACAAGACCTCGGTATCGGAGCTCCCCCGCCATGCGCGTGGGCCGCGCTCGTCCAGCTCTCTCCGAATCTGGCGATAGTTGTAGACCTCGCCGTTGTACGCGAGCGCGTAGCGGCCTCCGAGCGAGAGCATGGGCTGGCGCCCCTCAGGAGAGAGATCGAGGATGCTCAAGCGCCGGTGCCCCAGATGGAGCCCGCAGCCTGGCTCGAACCAGGCCCCCGCGTCATCTGGACCGCGCGAGGCGAGCGCGTCGCGCATCGTGCGCACGATCGCCGCCGCCTCGGCGTCCCCGCGCTCGGTCCAGAGTCCAGCGACACCACACACGTCAGCCGCCTCGCCCCGTCATCGAGCCCGAGAGGTCGAGCCTCACGAGGCGCACGAGCGCTCCGGGCTCCCCATGAACTCGCTCATCGTCGCGGAGCCGGCCTCGGAGATCCCCTCCCGGCGCAAGACCTGCCCCGCAGTGCGGACGAGGATCCGCAAGTCCAGCCCAAGAGACCAGTTCTCGACGTACCAGACGTCCATCTCGAGGCGACGCTCCCAGTCCACGCTGTTGCGTCCGTTCACCTGAGCCCAACCCGTGATACCCGGAGGCATCGCGTGGCGCCTCGTTTGGCGCTCACTGTATCGCTCGAGATAACGGGCCAGGAGCGGCCGCGGCCCCACGAGGGACATGTCTCCCCGCAGCACGTGCCAGAGCTCTGGGAGCTCGTCGAGGCTCGTCGCTCGAAGCAGCGCCCCGTAGCGAGTCAGCCGCTCGTCGTCCGGCAGCAGCCTCCCCGCCCCATCGCGGGCGTCCGTCATGGTGCGGAGCTTTCGCATGCGGAAGAGACGCCCTCCGATGCCTGGCCGAGTCTGGGCGAACAGCGGCGGCCAGCCATGGGCGAGTGTGCCAGCCGCGGTCAGGCCCACGAGCAGCGGCGAGAGCACGACGAGGCCCGACGCGCTGACCGCCACGTCCAGCAGGCGCTTCACCCGCAACGCGGGCGTCTTCCGAGGCATGCGGTCGAGCCAGCTCACTACCCTATCCGTTTCCCACTGGACCCTGCCCGTTCAGGCGCGCGAATCTCCCGCCGGGTTCGCGCAACGGAGAGAGCGGTTTGACCCATGGACGAGTCGTATGCAAGGTCGCGGATCCGCGGAGGAAGATGTGAGTGAGCGAGTCGTGGTCGTGGGCCTGGGGTACGTCGGCCTCCCAGTCGCCTTGGGTTTCGCCCGAGCTTGGCCCGACGTCGTCGGCTTCGATATCTCGAGCCGTCGCGTCGAAGAGCTCCAGCGAGGCTACGACCGTACCAACGAGGTCACGGAGGCGCAGCTCGAGGAGTCTTCGATCCGCCTCACGGCCAGCCCCGAAGGCGTCGGGGAGCCGACGTTCATCATCGTGACGGTTCCGACTCCCATCGATGGCAATCGTCAACCCGACCTGACGCCTCTCCGGCGCGCATCGGAGACAGTGGGGACATTCCTTCGGGCCGGCGCAGTCGTGGTGTACGAGTCGACGGTGTACCCAGGCGTCACCGAAGAGTTCTGCGGCCCGATCCTCGAGTCTGTATCGGGGCTGACCCTCGGTGTGGACTTCAAGCTCGGCTACTCACCCGAGCGCATCAACCCCGGGGACAAGGAACACACTCTGGAGAAGACGGTCAAGGTCGTCGCAGGACAGGACGCGAGCACGCTCGAGCGCGTGGCCGCCGCCTACGAGAAGGTCATCGCAGCCGGCGTTCACCGAGCCCCTACGATCAAGGTCGCCGAGGCGGCAAAGGTCATCGAGAACACCCAGCGAGATCTCAACATCGCGCTGATGAACGAGTTGGCCCTCATCTTCGACCGACTGGGTATTCGTACGAAAGATGTGCTGACCGCTGCAGGGACCAAGTGGAACTTCCTGCCGTTCAGCCCCGGACTGGTTGGAGGACATTGCATCGGCGTCGACCCGTACTACCTGACCGCCAAAGCCGAGGCTGTCGGATACCACCCCCAAGTGATCCTCGCTGGACGCAGGATCAACGATGGGATGGGCGCGTTCGTCGCGCAGCGCGTGATCAAGATGCTGATCGGACGAGACCGCGCGATCAAGGGCGCGCGAGTCGGCATCTTGGGACTCACATTCAAGGAGAACGTCCCCGATCTGCGGAACAGCCGAGTGCCCGACATCATCCACGAGCTGAGGCAATTCGGTATCGAGCCCCTCGTTCATGATCCCCGCGCCGATCCGCACGAGGCGCTCGACGAATACGGGCTCCGGCTGGTCGAGTTCGACGAGCTCCTTCGGCTGGATGGCCTGATCCTCGCCGTGCCGCACCGAGAGTATTCGGAGATGGGGCGCGACCGGCTCTTCGCCACTTTGACCGAGGGGGGCACACTCGCGGACATCAAGTCCATGCTCGACCCCGCAGAAGTCCCCGAACGGTTCGAGTACTGGAGTCTATGATGGCGCGCGTTCTCGTCACCGGCGCTGCCGGGTTCATCGGTTATCACCTCTCCGAACGTCTCCTGAGCCGCGGGGACGAGGTCATCGGGCTGGACAATCTCAACGACTACTACTCGGTGGAGCTCAAGGAAGCTCGAGTGGCGCGGCTCAGCCGCCATCGCGGCTTCGAGCTCGCGAGGCTGGACCTGGCGGACCGCGAGCAGGTCCCTGCGCTCTTCGCCGAGAAGCGCTTCGACAAGGTCGTCAACCTCGCTGCCCAGGCGGGAGTTCGCTATTCGCTCGAGAACCCACACGCCTACGTCGACGCCAACCTCGTCGGATTCGTCAACATCCTCGAGGGATGCCGGCACCACGAGGTCGAGCATCTGGTCTACGCCTCCTCGAGCTCCGTGTACGGCGCGAACACCCGGATGCCCTTCTCGACGCGAGACAACGTGGATCATCCCGTGAGTCTCTACGCAGCCTCCAAGAAGGCGAACGAGCTCATGGCCCATACCTACAGCCACCTCTATGGGCTGCCGACCACGGGGTTACGTTTCTTCACCGTTTACGGTCCCTGGGGGCGCCCCGACATGGCTCTGTTCCTCTTCACCAAGGCCATCCTCGAGGGGCGGGCGATCGATGTCTTCAACAACGGGAACATGCGGCGAGACTTCACCTACATCGACGACATCGTCGAGGGAGTCGTGCGAGTTCTGGATCGCACGCCCGCCCCTGACCCGGAGTGGAACGGCGACCAGCCGAACCCAAGCCGGAGCCCGGCCCCGTTTCGAGTCTACAACATCGGAAACAACGAACCCGTCGAGCTCATGGACATGATCGCGGCGCTCGAAACTCATCTCGGCAAAGAGGCCGAGAAGAACATGCTCCCGATGCAGCCCGGCGACGTCCCCGCGACCTTTGCCGACGTCGAGGATCTCGTCGCGGACGTCGACTTCAAGCCGAGCACGCCCATCATGACGGGGATCGGAAGGTTCGTGGACTGGTACCGAGAGTTCTACGGGGCCTGAACATGTCTCGCATCTATCTGTCGGCGCCGCACATGGGCGGTGAAGAGCTGGGATTTGTCGAGGACGCTTTCGAGACCAATTGGCTCTCGTCGGTCGGCCCCAATCTCGACGGATTCGAGACTGAGCTGGGCGACCTCGTCGGCGCCTACTGTGCCGCGCTCTCCAGCGGCACCGCCGCCATCCACCTCGGCTTGCGACTCCTGGGAGTGGGGAGCGGTGATGAGGTCATCTGTCCAACGCTGACGTTCGTCGCCACGGCGAACCCCATCCTGTACCAAGGTGGTATCCCCGTCTTTCTGGACAGCGAGTCGACGAGCTGGAATCTGGACCCGAATCTGCTCGAGGACGTGCTCGCTGAGAAGGCGTCCCGGGGCACGCTTCCCAAGGCGGTCATCGTCGTCCACCTCTTCGGTCAGAGCGCCGACCTCGACGCCCTGCGCGATGTCTGCGCACGCTATGAAGTTCCGATCCTCGAGGACGCCGCCGAGGCCCTCGGCACGACCTACCGTGGCACGCAAGTTGGCGCGTTTGGCGAGATTGGCGTCTTCAGCTTCAACGGGAACAAGATCATCACCACCACCGGCGGTGGCGCGCTCGTCAGCCGAGACCCCGAGCTGGTCGCGCGAGCGCGGTTCTGGGCCACCCAGGCGCGAGATCCATCGACGGCGTATGAACATTCTCAGCTGGGTTACAACTACCGAATGAGCAATGTGCTGGCTGGGATTGGACGCGGACAGCTCCGTGTCTTGCCCGAGCGGGTGGATCGTCGACGCGAGATCGCCTTCCACTACGCCAGCGCGTTCGAGGATCTCGAGGGTATCGAGCTCATGCCTCAGGCCGATTGGGGATTGCACACGAACTGGCTGAGTGTCTTCGTCGTCGATGAGGCGGCGGGGTGCAGCCGCGACGCGCTCATCGCGGCGCTCGCGGCCGAGGACATCGAAGCGCGGCCCGTGTGGAAGCCGATGCACACCCAAGCGCTCTTCCAGGGCTGCGAGAGCCACGGAGGCGCCGTCGCTGAGCGCGCGTTCGAACGCGGCATCTGTCTCCCCAGTTCGTCGAACCTCACGAACGACCAGCAAGCGCGTGTCATCGATGTCGTGCGTCGGCGAGCTGGAGCCCGAGGCATGCCGTGAGGAGACACGTGCTCAGACTGAGCCAGCTCACCATCGACCTCGCGGTGTTGGCGTTGGCGTTCGCGCTCGCGTTTCTGATCAGATTCGACTGGAGACCTCCGACCGACATGGTCGGACGGCTCGCGCTCACCGTCCCGTACGTGGTCATCGGCGAGTACCTCGTGCTCTGGGCGTTCGGTGTCCCGCGGTTCTCATGGAGATACATCGGACTTCGCGAGGTGTGGCGCCTCCTCGCTGCGGTCGTCGTGGCAACCGTGCTGCTCGTTTGGTCGCGCGTGGGCTTTGGGGCCTTCCAGGCAGATGTCCCCTACCTTCGACACGGTGTGATTCCGCTCGGGGTCATCGCCGCCAACTTCATACTGATGTTCCTCGGGATCTCCGGCGTGCGGGTCCTCCGCCGGATCCTGGGTGAGCATGTCGAGAGCCAGCGGCGCGGGAGAGGGATCGAGCCTGCGTCTCGTGTGCGTACGATGCTGGTGGGAGCTGGCCAAGGCGGGGTCATGATGGCCAAGGAGATCGCAAATCGGCCGGACCTCGCGCTCGAGCCAGTCGGGTTCATCGACGATGATCCGGCCAAAGCGGGGCTCGTCGTGCACGGTATCTCCGTACTCGGCCCAACCGAGGCGCTCCCCGAGCTCTGCGAACGCCAGGGCGCGCAACAGGTCCTGATCACGATGGCGAGCGCCCCCGGGGACACAGTGAGGCGGATCTCACGCCTCGCTGAAGAGGCGGGCGTGCCGGTGAAGATCATCCCTGGCCTGTTCGAGATCGCGGACGGACGCGTGGAGCTCAGTCGCATTCGGCCGGTCGCGATCGATGATCTGTTGCGCCGCGAACCCGTGGAGCTGGACATCGAGGCCATCGCGGCCGACCTGAAGGACCGCGTTGTGCTGGTCACAGGCGCCGGGGGCTCGATCGGCTCGGAGATCTGTCGGCAGGTCGCGTCGTTCGGCCCCGCACGACTTTTGCTCGTCGAGCGCGCCGAGAACAGCCTGTTCCACATCCACCGCGAGCTCCGCAGCAGGCCGGGCGTTCTCGAGATCGTCCCGCTCATCGCCGATGTCACCGACCGGCAGCGCATGCGAGCGATATTCGAGACCCACGCCCCGTCCGCTGTGTTCCACGCGGCAGCGCACAAGCACGTGCCCATGATGGAGTGGAACGCCGGCGAGGCCCTCAAGAACAACGTGTTCGGCACGAAGGTCGTCGCGGACCTCGCGCACGAGCTCGGTGCAGATGGCTTCGTGATGATCTCCACTGACAAGGCCGTGAACCCGACGAGCGTGATGGGGGCCACGAAGCGCGTCGCGGAGATGTACGTCCAGGCGCTAGCGAGTCGCAGCGACACCCGCTTCGTCACGGTGCGATTTGGCAACGTGCTCGGTTCCGCGGGCAGCGTGATCCCCATCTTCCAGGAACAGATCCAGCGCGGCGGCCCGGTCACGGTGACTCACCCCGAGATGCAGCGCTACTTCATGACCATTCCGGAGGCATGTCAACTAGTATTACAGGCAGGCAGCATGGGGCGGGGCGGGGAGATCTTCATCCTCGACATGGGCGCGCCCGTCAAGATCGTCGACCTCGCCCGCGACCTCATCCGCCTCAGCGGCTTCGTGCCGGAAGACGACATCGAGATCGTGTTCTCGGGGGTCCGGCCCGGAGAGAAGCTCTTCGAAGAGCTCAGCGTGGACGCTGAGAACGCGGAGCGGACACGACACGCGAAGATCTTCGTCGGCCGGCGGGCCGCCGCCGAATGGGCGGCGGTCTCGGCCCACCTCGAGGATCTCGGAGGGTATCTGTCCGCGGACCGCGACGCCGTCATCGAGGCATTGAGAAGTTGTGTGCCGGAGATGATGGAGCCGGCCTCCGACGAGACGCCTTCGGCTACCTCGGAGCCCGTTCAGACCTCGCCTCCGACGCCTCTCACCCCCCTCTTCTCCGGTGCCGCGGACTGACAGGCAGCGACGGCGGCGTCGGTCTGGAGGGCGCCGCTCGCTGTGGTCTGTGTCCACCGCCGTCTTCGGGGTGGGCGTGGCGGGAGCACCGTTGCTCATGGGCGGACGCGTTGGCTGGTCGATCGTCCTGATCACGAGCGTGGTCGCCGGCGGCTGCCTCCTCCTGTCTCTCGCAGCGAGGCGCTCACGCCTGCGGGTGCGCTTCCATGCACTCGTCTGGGTGTCGCTGCTCGCCCTCGGGTTCACGGGACTGCAAGCGCTCCCACTCCCAGTGGCGATCACCGCGGCACTTCAACCCCTGGCGGTGGAACGCGCGACCGCGATGGCCACTCTCCTCGGAGAGCCTGCGCCCGGCTGGGTGGCGCTATCGCTCGCTCCGCGGGAGACGCTGGCGGCGCTCACCAAAGGCGTGGCCATCTCCTGCGCGCTGATGGGGAGCTGGATCCTGGTCGCGCGCGGCCAGCGCAAGAGGCTCTTCATCATTGTCGGCGCGAGCGCGGCTGCGATGGCGGTGGTCGCGCTGGGACACTTCGTACTGGGTGTTCGAGACGTGTACGGAATCGTGGAGACGGCGAGCCCGCTGCCAGGCCCCCTCATCAACCCGAACCACCTCAGCGGCTTTCTCGCGCTCGGCGTCCCGGTCCTCATTGGCCTCGGGTTGGAGCTCGAGTCACCAGGGGCACGTCTCACAGCGTTCGGTCTCGCCGTCGTCACCGGGGTCGCCGCCTTGATGAGCTTCTCACGCGGCGGGCTCGTGTCCCTCGCCATCGGGATCCTGCTGCTCGCCCTGCTCGGGATCGCCCGACGCCGCTCGGGAACCGGCGCCCGCGGATTCTCGGGGTTCGCGGCGGTCGCAGCCACCCTGGCCCTGACCGCGGGCTTCGGCCTCTATCTCGCGGCCGAGGGGATCTTCAGGGACTTCGAGGCAGGTGACTCGAGCAAGCTCGAGCTGGCCGCACGGGGACTCGGAGTGGCGCTCGACCATCCGTGGGTCGGCGTTGGTCGTGGGGCGTTCTCTGCCGCGTTCGTCTCCCACCACGGCACCGCGCTCCGCTTCACCCACCCGGAGAATTTCCTGGCCCAGTGGGTCAGCGAGTGGGGATTCCCACTCGGGCTGTCCTTGTTGGGCACGCTCACCATCAGCTTGGTTCGAGGCGTCCGCGAAGCACGGGATTGGACGCGCCTCGCGGGAGTGGCAGCCTCGATCGCACTCGGGGCCCACGAGCTCGTCGACTTCGCGACGGAGGGTCTGGGCGTCGCCGTCGTCGCCACCGTCTGCGTCGTGGCCTCGGCCGCGCCGCGGCATAGGCGTCAGGAGACCGACAGGGGCAGCTGGCGTGTCCCGTTTGCGACCGCACTGCTGGCGTTCTGTTTCCTCGCCACGTTCGGCTGGAGGATCGATGGTTCGAGCGTCCCCCAGCTGCGAGCCGAGCTCGAAGATGCATTGCGCAGCGGCCACCACGAGCGATTCGCCGCGACCCTGAGCTCGGCAGCCAGACTTCACCCGTCCGAGCCGATCTTCACGTTGCTCAGCGGCGCCGAGGCCGTGCGCCGGGGAAGCCCGGAGGCACTACCATGGCTGAACAGGACAATGGTGCTCGCTCCAGGGTGGGACGCCCCCCACGTCGAAGCTGCGATGCTGTTCTCGCGTATGGGCAGGCACCCGCAGGCTTTCGCCGAGATGCGCGCCGCGGAGACGCTCAGAGCCGGCAGCGCGTGGCGAGTCGCGTGCGACTCCTTGCTTGCCGATCCGTCTCGCGTGGACGCCTTTCTCGCGGCGTCGCGAGCGGATCCCACCGGCCTGATCCTGCTGGAGAACACCGCCCGCTGTCTGCCGCTGGACTCAGGCGCGGGCCAACGGATCGACGAGACCCTCGTCGAACACGACGTGCTTGGAAGCTTCATCCGAAGGGCCCAACGCTTGATGAACGACGGCGAGCCCGCCGCCGCCTACCGCTCGCTCGCACCAGTCAGCGACTCCCGGGAAGCCGGGGTGCACGAAATGCGGGCGAGAGCTCTCATTGCACAACGACTTCATCGTGAGGCGGCCGAGGTCGCCAACGTCCTCGCTGGCAGCGACGAACAGAGCGATGAGCTGCTCAGACTGCGCGCCACCGCCCTGGCCGGTCTCGAAGACGCCGATGCGATGCGCCGGACGCTGGAGCAGCTCCGGATCTCGTGCGCAGGGCAGACGGTGCCGCTGGCGCGCGTCTGGATGCTACAGGGGCGCCTGGAGGCGGGCCTCGGCAACGACGGCCGCGCATTTCAGGCGTACGAGCGCGCCGCCCGTCTCGACCCTTCCTCTGATGGACTCCTCGCGGCCGCCCAGCTCGCCGAGCGGCTCGGGAGGTGGACGTTTGCCCATCAGACGTATGCGCGACTCTGTCTCGAACGATCTCACCCCACCGCATGCGAGGCTCGAGATCGGGTCAGCCGCCAGCTCCGTGAACACGTCCCTTCACTCGAGCAACTCACAGGCGCTCCTTGACTCCACGGCCCCTCTGTTGAAGCCTCCGCGGCCACCTAAGTATTCGAAATGGCAGCTCAACCTCCCGTCACATCGGAGTCCCCCGCCCCCGATACGGGGGATGCCGGGGGACTCGACCTTCGCGCCTATGCTCAGGTTCTTTGGTCCTACAAGTGGCTGATCCTGGGCATGACGCTGCTCATCGGGAGCGGTGTCATCGTGTGGACACTGAAGCAGCCCAAGCTGTACCAGGCGACGTGCACCATCGAGTACGATCCGAACCCGACGACCCCCCTCGGTAGGGAGGTGGAGGACGTCGCCAACCCCATCGGATCGTTCTGGGCGAGCCGCGAGTTCTTCGCCACCCAGAACGCGATCATCTCCAGCCGCGCCGTGGCGGAGGCTGTCGTCCGCGAACACGACCTGCACCACGATCCCGACTTCTTCTACCTGGATCCTGATGAAGTCGACGCTGGCGGGGGGCTGCTGGTCCGCTTTGGGATGCGCGAGGCTCCAGGACCTTGGAGAGGCCGCAGCGTCACCGACGCCGCCCGGGTGTTGCAGAGCCGTCTGAGCGTCGAACCCATCGACGAGACCCGGTTGGTAGCCATTCGCGTGACGGATAGGGATCCAGAGCGCGCGGCGGTGCTCGCCAACGAAGTCGCGACGGCCTACATCGAGAAGACGCACGAAGAGCGGGCCGAGTCGACCGTGCACGCCCTCCGCTGGCTCGGAGAGCAACTCGACAACCTGCGTTCTCAGCTCGACGAGAGCGAGTACTCGCTCCACCGATTCAAGCAAGAGCACAATGTCCTGTCGGTCTCCATGGAAGATCGGCAGAACCTCGTCGCGAGCGACATCCAGCACTTCAACGAAGCGCTCACCAAGGCTCGTACGCGACGTATCGAGCTCCAGGCCCGCCTGGCGCGTATTCGGAGGCTCACGGAGGATGGCGCGGAGGAAGAGGCTGCGGCCGCGTTCCCCGACAACGCCACCATCAATTCGCTGCGCGAGAACCTGCGCCAGAAGCTCTCCCAGCGCGACGGGCTCGCGACCCGCTACGGGCCGAATCACCAGCAAATGCGGCAAGTCACGACCGAAATCGAGGGGCTTCGACTGCAGCTCCGCTCCGAGATGGACGGCGTGCTGCGGGCCGCCGATGCGGACGTGCACGAAGTCCACCGCATCGAGACAGGTCTGCGCAGCGCCCTCGACGAAGCCCACGCCGCCGGCTTGGATCTCAACCTTCGGGAGATCGAGTACCAGCGCCTGAACCGAGCCCGGGAGAACAACGCCAAGCTCTACAGCCTCGTGCTCGAGCGGACTACCGAGACCGACCTCACGCGTATGTTTCGCTCCACCCATGTTCGACGGCTGGACG contains:
- the asnB gene encoding asparagine synthase (glutamine-hydrolyzing), with product MCGVAGLWTERGDAEAAAIVRTMRDALASRGPDDAGAWFEPGCGLHLGHRRLSILDLSPEGRQPMLSLGGRYALAYNGEVYNYRQIRRELDERGPRAWRGSSDTEVLLAAIEEWGLDDALRRFVGMFALALWDRREERLTLVRDRLGIKPLVFARVAGDLVFASTLAAVHRHPRHVLDLDPEAVEAYLRFNYVPAPLTVEHDAWKVRPGTYVEFDSRNTEPRETVYWEPRRLLGSGPPPADGELEALLRDAVRLRMISDVPLGALLSGGIDSSMVVALMQEASTRPVRTFSIGNTRADYDESGAAAAVAEHLGCDHTALTVDADTALAWVPELPHILDEPFADSSLLPTYLVSRLAREQVTVALSGDGGDELFGGYNRHIWAPRVWSALRRVPPGVRRHGERLAALTPAEWINRAFANRLPVRLPGDKLRKALGLLPARSPEHLYELLQSQWPHPAQLLQRPPSTSWSGRPGLPTASIVERMMLGDLVGYLPDDILTKVDRASMAVSLEARVPLLDHRVVELAMRIPASEKIQGGRGKLPLRRLLANRVPAALWDRPKMGFGVPVGDWLRGPLRGWAEGLLDPATLRSDALFDVSAVRGAWASFLAGRSGLDQGIWGLLMFRGWQDSMKQTRVGGASATSLVGGA
- a CDS encoding sugar transferase; the protein is MPRKTPALRVKRLLDVAVSASGLVVLSPLLVGLTAAGTLAHGWPPLFAQTRPGIGGRLFRMRKLRTMTDARDGAGRLLPDDERLTRYGALLRATSLDELPELWHVLRGDMSLVGPRPLLARYLERYSERQTRRHAMPPGITGWAQVNGRNSVDWERRLEMDVWYVENWSLGLDLRILVRTAGQVLRREGISEAGSATMSEFMGSPERSCAS
- a CDS encoding nucleotide sugar dehydrogenase, which encodes MSERVVVVGLGYVGLPVALGFARAWPDVVGFDISSRRVEELQRGYDRTNEVTEAQLEESSIRLTASPEGVGEPTFIIVTVPTPIDGNRQPDLTPLRRASETVGTFLRAGAVVVYESTVYPGVTEEFCGPILESVSGLTLGVDFKLGYSPERINPGDKEHTLEKTVKVVAGQDASTLERVAAAYEKVIAAGVHRAPTIKVAEAAKVIENTQRDLNIALMNELALIFDRLGIRTKDVLTAAGTKWNFLPFSPGLVGGHCIGVDPYYLTAKAEAVGYHPQVILAGRRINDGMGAFVAQRVIKMLIGRDRAIKGARVGILGLTFKENVPDLRNSRVPDIIHELRQFGIEPLVHDPRADPHEALDEYGLRLVEFDELLRLDGLILAVPHREYSEMGRDRLFATLTEGGTLADIKSMLDPAEVPERFEYWSL
- a CDS encoding NAD-dependent epimerase, which translates into the protein MARVLVTGAAGFIGYHLSERLLSRGDEVIGLDNLNDYYSVELKEARVARLSRHRGFELARLDLADREQVPALFAEKRFDKVVNLAAQAGVRYSLENPHAYVDANLVGFVNILEGCRHHEVEHLVYASSSSVYGANTRMPFSTRDNVDHPVSLYAASKKANELMAHTYSHLYGLPTTGLRFFTVYGPWGRPDMALFLFTKAILEGRAIDVFNNGNMRRDFTYIDDIVEGVVRVLDRTPAPDPEWNGDQPNPSRSPAPFRVYNIGNNEPVELMDMIAALETHLGKEAEKNMLPMQPGDVPATFADVEDLVADVDFKPSTPIMTGIGRFVDWYREFYGA
- a CDS encoding DegT/DnrJ/EryC1/StrS family aminotransferase is translated as MSRIYLSAPHMGGEELGFVEDAFETNWLSSVGPNLDGFETELGDLVGAYCAALSSGTAAIHLGLRLLGVGSGDEVICPTLTFVATANPILYQGGIPVFLDSESTSWNLDPNLLEDVLAEKASRGTLPKAVIVVHLFGQSADLDALRDVCARYEVPILEDAAEALGTTYRGTQVGAFGEIGVFSFNGNKIITTTGGGALVSRDPELVARARFWATQARDPSTAYEHSQLGYNYRMSNVLAGIGRGQLRVLPERVDRRREIAFHYASAFEDLEGIELMPQADWGLHTNWLSVFVVDEAAGCSRDALIAALAAEDIEARPVWKPMHTQALFQGCESHGGAVAERAFERGICLPSSSNLTNDQQARVIDVVRRRAGARGMP
- a CDS encoding nucleoside-diphosphate sugar epimerase/dehydratase; the protein is MLRLSQLTIDLAVLALAFALAFLIRFDWRPPTDMVGRLALTVPYVVIGEYLVLWAFGVPRFSWRYIGLREVWRLLAAVVVATVLLVWSRVGFGAFQADVPYLRHGVIPLGVIAANFILMFLGISGVRVLRRILGEHVESQRRGRGIEPASRVRTMLVGAGQGGVMMAKEIANRPDLALEPVGFIDDDPAKAGLVVHGISVLGPTEALPELCERQGAQQVLITMASAPGDTVRRISRLAEEAGVPVKIIPGLFEIADGRVELSRIRPVAIDDLLRREPVELDIEAIAADLKDRVVLVTGAGGSIGSEICRQVASFGPARLLLVERAENSLFHIHRELRSRPGVLEIVPLIADVTDRQRMRAIFETHAPSAVFHAAAHKHVPMMEWNAGEALKNNVFGTKVVADLAHELGADGFVMISTDKAVNPTSVMGATKRVAEMYVQALASRSDTRFVTVRFGNVLGSAGSVIPIFQEQIQRGGPVTVTHPEMQRYFMTIPEACQLVLQAGSMGRGGEIFILDMGAPVKIVDLARDLIRLSGFVPEDDIEIVFSGVRPGEKLFEELSVDAENAERTRHAKIFVGRRAAAEWAAVSAHLEDLGGYLSADRDAVIEALRSCVPEMMEPASDETPSATSEPVQTSPPTPLTPLFSGAAD
- a CDS encoding O-antigen ligase family protein; translation: MSLLALGFTGLQALPLPVAITAALQPLAVERATAMATLLGEPAPGWVALSLAPRETLAALTKGVAISCALMGSWILVARGQRKRLFIIVGASAAAMAVVALGHFVLGVRDVYGIVETASPLPGPLINPNHLSGFLALGVPVLIGLGLELESPGARLTAFGLAVVTGVAALMSFSRGGLVSLAIGILLLALLGIARRRSGTGARGFSGFAAVAATLALTAGFGLYLAAEGIFRDFEAGDSSKLELAARGLGVALDHPWVGVGRGAFSAAFVSHHGTALRFTHPENFLAQWVSEWGFPLGLSLLGTLTISLVRGVREARDWTRLAGVAASIALGAHELVDFATEGLGVAVVATVCVVASAAPRHRRQETDRGSWRVPFATALLAFCFLATFGWRIDGSSVPQLRAELEDALRSGHHERFAATLSSAARLHPSEPIFTLLSGAEAVRRGSPEALPWLNRTMVLAPGWDAPHVEAAMLFSRMGRHPQAFAEMRAAETLRAGSAWRVACDSLLADPSRVDAFLAASRADPTGLILLENTARCLPLDSGAGQRIDETLVEHDVLGSFIRRAQRLMNDGEPAAAYRSLAPVSDSREAGVHEMRARALIAQRLHREAAEVANVLAGSDEQSDELLRLRATALAGLEDADAMRRTLEQLRISCAGQTVPLARVWMLQGRLEAGLGNDGRAFQAYERAARLDPSSDGLLAAAQLAERLGRWTFAHQTYARLCLERSHPTACEARDRVSRQLREHVPSLEQLTGAP
- a CDS encoding polysaccharide biosynthesis tyrosine autokinase is translated as MAAQPPVTSESPAPDTGDAGGLDLRAYAQVLWSYKWLILGMTLLIGSGVIVWTLKQPKLYQATCTIEYDPNPTTPLGREVEDVANPIGSFWASREFFATQNAIISSRAVAEAVVREHDLHHDPDFFYLDPDEVDAGGGLLVRFGMREAPGPWRGRSVTDAARVLQSRLSVEPIDETRLVAIRVTDRDPERAAVLANEVATAYIEKTHEERAESTVHALRWLGEQLDNLRSQLDESEYSLHRFKQEHNVLSVSMEDRQNLVASDIQHFNEALTKARTRRIELQARLARIRRLTEDGAEEEAAAAFPDNATINSLRENLRQKLSQRDGLATRYGPNHQQMRQVTTEIEGLRLQLRSEMDGVLRAADADVHEVHRIETGLRSALDEAHAAGLDLNLREIEYQRLNRARENNAKLYSLVLERTTETDLTRMFRSTHVRRLDEALLPTAPISPRFSVNAAAGVGAGLALGLALAFLLGRLDRRLKTVADVEALGMTILGILPRIEEGFEAQPAYASKAQRRRRARSSADDGPSRDLFVHTHPMSAAAECCRTIRTNLTFMSADDPIRSLVITSASPREGKTTVTTNVAISLAQSGKRVLVIDTDLRRPRIHRAFGVSGSRGVTSVIVGEESLLSVAATTDIPNLYVLPCGPVPPNPSELLHSHKFNALIRDALEHYDRVIFDSPPLGAVTDAAVLAPQVDAALVVVKAHRTTREALSSALRQLRDVGAKVVGGVLNDIDPRRKGYGSGDYYYYYRREGYYETARADDDDDDENEGDRPTAPAE